The Streptomyces sp. DG1A-41 genomic sequence GCAGGGGCGTCTCATCGATGTGGGCTGCGGGCCCGGGACCATCGCCCTGAGCCTCGCGCATCTGTTCGGCGAGATCGTCGGCGTGGACCCAGATCACGGGATGATCGCCGAAGCCGGACGCCGGGCCGCCGACCGGGGAGTGGTGAAGGCCCGGTGGGTGCGGGCCCGCGCCGAGGCTCTGCCCGCGGGGCTCGGCACGTTCGCCGTCGCCACCTTCGCGCAGTCCTTCCACTGGATGGACCAGGACCTGGTCGCGGCGACCGTCAGGGACATGCTCCAGCCGGGCGGCGCCCTGGTGCACATCACGGACCTGAAGACAAAACACCGCACCCTCGACGGCCAGCCGCACCCGGCCGTCCCCTACGCGGCGGTGGACGCACTGGTCAAGCGGTACCTGGGGCCCGTGCGGCGAGCGGGCCGCGGAGTGCTGCCGCAGGGCACACCGGGCGGAGAGGCCGAGGTGTTCGCCCGCGCGGGGTTCTCCGGCCCCCGGCGTCTCGTCGTCCCCGGCGGGCAGGCGCTGGAGCGGACCTTCGACGATGTCGTCGCCTGGGTGTTCTCCATGTCGTTCTCGGCACCGCATCTTTTCGAGGGACAGCGGGACGACTTCGAAGAGGACCTCCGCCGGCTG encodes the following:
- a CDS encoding methyltransferase domain-containing protein, which codes for MVAGWEWDDTLFSGTAAYYERGRLPYAPGLADALAEELRPDGQGRLIDVGCGPGTIALSLAHLFGEIVGVDPDHGMIAEAGRRAADRGVVKARWVRARAEALPAGLGTFAVATFAQSFHWMDQDLVAATVRDMLQPGGALVHITDLKTKHRTLDGQPHPAVPYAAVDALVKRYLGPVRRAGRGVLPQGTPGGEAEVFARAGFSGPRRLVVPGGQALERTFDDVVAWVFSMSFSAPHLFEGQRDDFEEDLRRLLREASPAGRFSERGPGTEVFVWRKDPSGH